Proteins encoded within one genomic window of Prauserella marina:
- a CDS encoding TerC/Alx family metal homeostasis membrane protein, translating into MLDIDGLTWAITIAVIVALLAMDLAIAAARPHRVGFREATAWSVFYILVAVAFGVWFTLAHGGQFGTEYFAGYIVEKSLSVDNLFVFVIIMSTFAVPEEHQHKVLTFGIVLALIMRGIFIAVGATLLSLFSFMFLLFGLLLIYTAVQLFRHRNEDPDVEDNVMVRTARKVLPVTSEYVGGKLVTKIDGRRMVTPLLIVLLAIGSIDLLFALDSIPAVFGVTKEPYIVFAANAFALLGLRALFFLVKGLLDRLVYLSTGLSLILAFIGVKLILHWLHVDIDDRIPEIDTVVSLGVIVVVLAVVTVASLVKTRRDPSAKAHPGSLRARPSKKPEDEPR; encoded by the coding sequence GTGCTCGACATCGACGGACTCACCTGGGCGATCACCATCGCGGTCATCGTCGCGTTGCTCGCGATGGATCTCGCCATCGCCGCCGCGAGACCACACCGGGTCGGATTCCGCGAGGCCACCGCGTGGTCGGTGTTCTACATCCTCGTCGCGGTGGCCTTCGGCGTGTGGTTCACGCTCGCGCACGGCGGGCAGTTCGGCACCGAGTACTTCGCAGGCTACATCGTGGAGAAGAGCCTTTCCGTCGACAACCTCTTCGTGTTCGTGATCATCATGAGCACGTTCGCGGTCCCCGAAGAGCACCAGCACAAGGTACTGACCTTCGGTATCGTGCTCGCGCTCATCATGCGCGGCATCTTCATCGCCGTCGGCGCGACGCTGCTTTCCCTCTTCTCGTTCATGTTCCTGCTGTTCGGCCTGCTGCTCATCTACACGGCCGTGCAACTGTTCCGGCACCGGAACGAGGATCCGGACGTCGAGGACAACGTCATGGTGCGCACCGCCCGCAAGGTGCTTCCGGTGACCAGCGAGTACGTCGGCGGCAAGCTCGTCACCAAGATCGACGGCAGGCGCATGGTGACGCCACTTCTGATCGTGCTGCTCGCCATCGGCAGCATCGACCTGCTGTTCGCGCTCGACTCCATCCCCGCGGTCTTCGGGGTCACCAAGGAGCCCTACATCGTCTTCGCCGCCAACGCGTTCGCGCTGCTCGGACTCAGGGCGCTGTTCTTCCTGGTCAAGGGCCTGCTCGACCGGCTGGTCTACCTGTCGACGGGACTGTCGCTGATCCTGGCCTTCATCGGCGTCAAGCTGATCCTGCACTGGCTGCACGTCGACATCGACGACCGCATCCCGGAGATCGACACGGTGGTGAGCCTCGGCGTCATCGTCGTGGTGCTGGCCGTGGTCACCGTCGCGAGCCTGGTCAAGACCCGGCGGGATCCCTCAGCCAAGGCACACCCCGGCTCGCTGCGCGCGCGCCCCTCGAAGAAGCCCGAGGACGAACCCCGCTGA
- a CDS encoding peptidoglycan DD-metalloendopeptidase family protein → MAARHSLRKAVPASLFAAMVCAATLGPASAFAQADPDSLSDRIAAAEAELGEAQAALATTYDTFTSARHRFDTATRKAQEAQREADEATVSARAAAKQATEAQGNVDELASASFRQGSVIGSSLTTYLGSRTPAEMMERSSLLNALGSEHLDSLGTLQRAVDEQRSFEATAKTSLREAKDNEAEAAVAKTEAEKAYTAATDQQESAKADTDRLLAQKASLESQLADTGAAAATVEGAPVPSASGVVKPTTGTLTSTYGPRGGTIHYGIDIANSIGTPIVSVLDGEVISAGPASGFGLWVRVQHANGLITVYGHIDQALVSVGQRVTAGQQIATLGNRGESTGPHLHFEVHDNGQKIDPLVWLRSNGVDI, encoded by the coding sequence ATGGCCGCGCGCCATTCGCTCAGAAAGGCCGTGCCCGCCTCGTTGTTCGCGGCGATGGTGTGTGCCGCCACGCTGGGCCCCGCCTCCGCGTTCGCCCAGGCGGATCCGGACTCCCTCTCCGATCGGATCGCCGCCGCCGAGGCGGAACTCGGCGAGGCGCAAGCCGCCCTCGCGACGACCTACGACACGTTCACCTCGGCGCGGCACCGGTTCGACACCGCGACGAGGAAGGCCCAAGAGGCCCAGCGCGAGGCCGACGAGGCCACCGTGTCCGCGCGAGCCGCGGCGAAGCAGGCCACCGAGGCGCAAGGCAACGTCGACGAACTCGCCTCGGCCAGTTTCCGGCAGGGCAGTGTCATCGGTTCCTCGCTGACCACCTATCTCGGCTCCCGCACGCCTGCCGAGATGATGGAACGGTCCTCGCTGCTCAACGCGCTCGGCAGTGAGCATCTCGATTCGCTCGGCACCCTCCAACGCGCCGTGGACGAGCAGCGGTCGTTCGAGGCGACCGCGAAGACCTCGCTGAGGGAGGCCAAGGACAACGAGGCCGAGGCCGCCGTAGCGAAGACCGAAGCCGAGAAGGCCTACACCGCCGCGACCGACCAGCAGGAGTCGGCCAAGGCCGACACCGACCGGCTGCTCGCGCAGAAGGCGTCGCTGGAAAGTCAGCTCGCGGACACCGGAGCAGCCGCGGCGACCGTCGAAGGCGCCCCGGTTCCCTCCGCGAGCGGGGTCGTCAAGCCGACGACCGGCACGCTCACCTCGACCTACGGCCCGCGGGGCGGGACCATCCACTATGGAATCGACATCGCCAACAGCATCGGGACCCCGATCGTGTCCGTTTTGGACGGCGAAGTGATCTCGGCTGGTCCGGCGAGCGGATTCGGCCTGTGGGTTCGAGTCCAGCACGCGAACGGGCTCATCACCGTGTACGGGCACATCGATCAGGCGCTGGTGTCGGTGGGGCAGCGGGTCACCGCGGGACAACAGATCGCGACACTCGGAAACAGGGGAGAGTCGACCGGCCCTCACTTGCACTTCGAGGTGCACGACAACGGTCAGAAGATCGATCCGCTGGTGTGGCTGCGCAGCAACGGCGTCGACATCTGA
- a CDS encoding glutamate decarboxylase, whose translation MALHKIGDEDGARFDDVYASPLSGRELAKLRIGEQPHDPAVVYQLIHDELDLDGNAAQNLATFCTTWNDPLVHTLMNENMNKNMIDKDEYPQTAEIESRCVNILADLWHAGRDAAAVGCSTTGSSEAGMLGGLALKWRWRARRKADGKPADRPNLVCGPVQVCWEKFARYFDVELRQVPLLDDATGLRPEQLRDYVDENTIGVVAILGVTFTCDYEPVKAIAAELDAIQRDTGLDIPIHIDGASGGFIAPFIQPELEWDFRITRVSSINTSGHKYGLAPLGVGWIVWRSAEDLPEELVFRVDYLGGDMPTFALNFSRPGSEVIAQYYLLLRLGREGYRRVQQACSDTAAWLADQVAAMGPFTMLYSGRGALPALSYTLSDPGEAGFTLYELSDELRMRGWQVAAYPLPPRRQETVIHRVLIRHGISTDKAALFARDLRDAVAHLRNPREGRPIAFHH comes from the coding sequence ATGGCACTGCACAAAATCGGCGACGAGGACGGCGCCCGCTTCGACGACGTGTACGCGAGCCCGCTCAGCGGGCGGGAACTCGCGAAGCTGCGCATCGGCGAGCAACCCCACGACCCGGCCGTCGTGTACCAGCTCATCCACGACGAACTCGACCTCGACGGAAACGCCGCGCAGAACCTCGCGACCTTCTGCACCACCTGGAACGACCCGCTCGTTCACACGCTGATGAACGAGAACATGAACAAGAACATGATCGACAAGGACGAGTACCCGCAGACGGCCGAGATCGAATCGCGCTGCGTGAACATCCTCGCCGACCTGTGGCACGCGGGCCGTGACGCAGCGGCGGTCGGCTGCTCGACCACCGGTTCGAGCGAAGCGGGCATGCTGGGCGGGCTCGCGTTGAAATGGCGGTGGCGGGCCCGCAGGAAGGCCGATGGCAAACCGGCCGACCGCCCCAACCTGGTGTGCGGGCCGGTTCAGGTGTGCTGGGAGAAGTTCGCGCGCTACTTCGACGTCGAACTGCGTCAGGTTCCGCTGCTCGACGACGCGACCGGGCTGAGGCCCGAACAACTGCGCGACTACGTCGACGAGAACACGATCGGCGTCGTCGCCATCCTCGGCGTAACGTTCACGTGCGATTACGAGCCGGTGAAGGCGATCGCGGCCGAACTGGACGCGATCCAGCGGGACACCGGCCTCGACATCCCCATCCACATCGACGGGGCCAGCGGCGGGTTCATCGCGCCGTTCATCCAGCCCGAACTGGAATGGGACTTCCGGATAACACGGGTCAGCTCGATCAACACCTCGGGACACAAGTACGGGCTCGCCCCACTGGGGGTCGGCTGGATCGTGTGGCGCTCAGCGGAGGACCTGCCCGAGGAACTGGTGTTCCGGGTCGACTACCTCGGCGGCGACATGCCGACGTTCGCGCTGAACTTCTCCCGTCCTGGCAGCGAGGTCATCGCCCAGTACTACCTGCTGCTGCGACTGGGAAGGGAAGGCTACCGGAGGGTCCAGCAGGCGTGCTCCGACACCGCGGCGTGGCTCGCCGACCAGGTGGCCGCCATGGGGCCGTTCACCATGCTGTACTCCGGAAGGGGCGCGCTCCCCGCGCTGTCCTACACGCTGAGCGACCCAGGCGAGGCCGGGTTCACCCTGTACGAACTGTCCGACGAACTGCGCATGCGCGGCTGGCAGGTCGCCGCCTACCCGCTTCCACCCCGGCGTCAGGAGACGGTCATCCACCGGGTGCTGATCCGGCACGGGATCAGTACCGACAAGGCGGCCCTGTTCGCGCGTGACCTGCGCGACGCGGTCGCTCACCTGCGGAATCCCCGCGAAGGCAGACCCATCGCGTTCCACCACTGA
- a CDS encoding nitroreductase family protein gives MDHGRRTPAAVRATRHFADRPVTRADIEAIVDAARWTGSARNRQPWRFVSVTGHALRQRLAALGQYALPIATAPAALVLLSDSSSGRDTEFDLGRVCQSLVLAAHAAGLGSCPVSLYPEANAVTAAAMVGYDRPWLANHAIALGHPAPAPPGRSAIPSGRKPVPELLTHIGEPDPR, from the coding sequence GTGGATCATGGGCGACGCACGCCTGCGGCCGTGCGGGCCACCCGGCACTTCGCGGACCGGCCGGTGACGCGGGCCGACATCGAGGCGATCGTCGACGCGGCGCGGTGGACGGGCTCGGCGAGAAACCGGCAACCGTGGCGCTTCGTATCGGTGACCGGCCATGCCCTCCGACAGCGGCTGGCGGCGCTCGGCCAGTACGCGCTGCCGATCGCGACGGCGCCTGCCGCGCTGGTGCTGCTCTCCGACTCCTCCTCGGGGCGCGACACGGAATTCGACCTCGGCAGGGTGTGCCAGTCGCTGGTACTCGCCGCGCACGCGGCGGGACTGGGAAGCTGCCCCGTCTCGCTCTATCCGGAGGCCAACGCCGTCACCGCCGCCGCGATGGTCGGCTACGACCGGCCGTGGCTGGCCAACCACGCGATCGCACTCGGCCACCCCGCCCCTGCCCCGCCAGGGCGATCGGCGATCCCCTCCGGCCGCAAGCCGGTGCCGGAACTGCTCACCCACATCGGCGAGCCCGACCCTCGATAG
- a CDS encoding DUF3817 domain-containing protein: MTTTTEQDATRTQRLTRLFSIIAIVEAFTWAGLLTGMYFKYIPETTTELGVKIFGPLHGAAFVCYGIVTILLSIKLRWPVRWLTVVALAAAVPPFTTVVFEIWARRTGRLTARGDVAQTAQAKVR, encoded by the coding sequence ATGACCACGACGACCGAGCAGGACGCCACCCGGACCCAGCGGCTCACGCGGCTGTTCTCGATCATCGCGATCGTGGAGGCGTTCACCTGGGCGGGTCTGCTGACCGGCATGTACTTCAAGTACATCCCCGAGACGACGACGGAACTGGGCGTGAAGATCTTCGGCCCGCTCCACGGTGCCGCCTTCGTGTGCTACGGGATCGTGACGATCCTGCTCTCGATCAAGCTGAGGTGGCCGGTGCGCTGGCTGACGGTCGTCGCGCTCGCGGCCGCGGTGCCCCCGTTCACGACCGTCGTCTTCGAGATCTGGGCCCGCCGCACCGGACGGCTCACCGCCCGCGGCGACGTCGCTCAGACTGCTCAGGCGAAAGTCAGGTAG
- a CDS encoding Nramp family divalent metal transporter, with amino-acid sequence MALLDGMRPRLARAKTSLLLLGPAFVAAVAYVDPGNVAANVSAGAQFGYLLVWVLVAANLMAGLVQYLSAKLGLVTGLSLPEALRDRLGKPARLGYWAQAELVAIATDIAEVVGGAIALYLLFGLPLVVGGIITGIVSLFLLAVYDKGGPRRFERVITGFLLIIATGFLVGVVVEPPSPTATLDGLIPRFSGTESVLLAAAMLGATIMPHAVYLHSGLARDRHGHTTGTRLRRLLKTTKLDVGLAMVLAGAVNIGMLLLAATNLKGQDNVDSIEGAHSAVQTALGPVVGLLFAVGLLASGLASTSVGAYAGAMIMQGLLRKRYPLLLRRLVTLLPALLVLAIGVDPSRALVLSQVVLSFGIPFALAPLVRLTSDRRLMGEATNHVVTTTVAWLVACVIIVLNVALLYLTFA; translated from the coding sequence ATGGCACTGCTGGACGGGATGCGGCCACGCCTGGCCCGCGCCAAGACCAGCCTGCTCCTGCTCGGCCCCGCGTTCGTCGCCGCCGTGGCCTACGTCGATCCCGGCAACGTCGCCGCCAACGTCAGCGCGGGCGCGCAGTTCGGGTACCTGCTGGTGTGGGTCCTCGTCGCGGCCAATCTGATGGCGGGCCTCGTCCAGTATCTGTCCGCCAAACTCGGGCTCGTCACCGGGCTCTCGCTGCCGGAGGCACTGCGCGACCGGCTCGGCAAACCCGCGAGGCTCGGTTACTGGGCACAGGCCGAGCTCGTGGCGATCGCCACCGACATCGCCGAGGTGGTCGGTGGAGCCATCGCCCTGTATCTGTTGTTCGGCCTGCCGCTCGTGGTCGGCGGAATCATCACCGGCATCGTGAGCCTGTTCCTGCTCGCGGTCTACGACAAGGGCGGACCGAGGCGCTTCGAGCGGGTGATCACCGGTTTCCTGCTGATCATCGCCACCGGATTCCTGGTGGGCGTCGTCGTCGAGCCACCGTCGCCGACCGCGACGCTCGACGGACTGATCCCCCGTTTCAGCGGGACGGAAAGCGTCCTGCTCGCGGCGGCGATGCTGGGCGCGACGATCATGCCGCACGCCGTCTATCTGCATTCCGGGCTCGCCCGCGACCGGCACGGCCACACCACGGGCACGCGGCTCAGGAGATTGCTCAAGACCACGAAGCTCGACGTCGGGCTCGCCATGGTGCTCGCGGGCGCGGTGAACATCGGAATGCTGCTGCTCGCGGCGACCAACCTCAAAGGCCAGGACAACGTCGACTCCATCGAGGGAGCCCACTCCGCGGTGCAGACCGCCCTCGGCCCCGTCGTCGGCCTGTTGTTCGCCGTCGGGCTGCTCGCCTCGGGACTCGCGTCGACCTCGGTCGGCGCCTACGCGGGCGCGATGATCATGCAGGGGTTGCTGCGGAAGCGCTACCCGCTGCTGCTGCGCAGGCTCGTCACGCTGCTGCCCGCGTTGCTCGTTCTCGCGATCGGCGTCGACCCGAGCAGGGCACTGGTCCTGTCCCAGGTCGTGTTGTCGTTCGGCATCCCGTTCGCGCTGGCGCCGCTGGTGCGGCTCACGAGCGATCGCCGGTTGATGGGCGAGGCCACCAACCACGTCGTCACCACGACCGTCGCCTGGCTGGTCGCCTGCGTGATCATCGTGCTGAACGTGGCCCTGCTCTACCTGACTTTCGCCTGA
- a CDS encoding NAD-dependent formate dehydrogenase produces MKVVYVSYPDEATPPVLASSPGALGLRPLLKENGHELVTTSDTGAALDEELAEAEVLITTPFWPVYLSEQQVRNAKKLRLVLTAGIGSDHLDWDVARDNGITVAEVTGSNVVSVAEHNVLQILALVRNFVPAHRQAVEGGWDVAGVSRHAHDLEGKTVGMVGLGAIGARTALRLKNFDVRLLYYAGHRRSPADEAVLGAKYARLDDLIAESDVVCLALPLTAGSEALIGPRRLAAMKEGAWLVNTARGAIVDRDALVESLANGHIGGYAGDTWHPQPAPGDHPWRTMPAHAMTIHYSGMTVEAQRRIASGIAELLRRYFAGDELPRDYVLVTPE; encoded by the coding sequence GTGAAGGTCGTCTACGTGTCCTACCCGGACGAGGCCACGCCGCCGGTACTGGCTTCCAGTCCCGGCGCGCTCGGGTTGCGCCCGTTGCTCAAGGAGAACGGGCACGAGCTGGTGACGACAAGTGACACCGGAGCCGCGCTCGACGAGGAACTGGCGGAGGCGGAAGTCCTGATCACGACGCCGTTCTGGCCCGTGTACCTGTCCGAACAGCAGGTGCGGAACGCGAAGAAGTTGCGCCTCGTGCTGACGGCCGGTATCGGTTCCGATCACCTCGACTGGGATGTCGCGCGCGACAACGGGATCACCGTCGCCGAGGTGACCGGATCGAACGTGGTCAGCGTGGCCGAGCACAACGTGCTCCAGATTCTGGCGCTTGTCAGGAACTTCGTTCCTGCCCACCGCCAGGCCGTCGAGGGCGGCTGGGACGTCGCGGGCGTGTCAAGGCACGCGCATGACCTCGAGGGCAAGACCGTCGGCATGGTGGGGCTCGGCGCGATCGGGGCGCGAACGGCCTTGCGGCTCAAGAACTTCGACGTCCGGCTGCTGTACTACGCGGGTCACCGTCGCTCACCCGCCGACGAGGCCGTGCTCGGCGCGAAGTACGCGAGGTTGGACGACCTGATCGCGGAGTCCGACGTGGTGTGCCTCGCGTTGCCCCTCACGGCGGGCAGTGAGGCGTTGATCGGCCCGCGCAGGCTTGCCGCGATGAAGGAAGGAGCCTGGCTGGTCAACACCGCGCGAGGCGCGATCGTCGACAGGGACGCGCTGGTGGAATCGCTGGCGAACGGCCACATCGGCGGTTACGCGGGTGACACGTGGCATCCGCAGCCCGCGCCGGGAGACCACCCGTGGCGCACCATGCCGGCGCACGCGATGACGATCCACTACTCGGGCATGACGGTGGAGGCGCAGCGGCGTATCGCCTCCGGCATCGCCGAACTGCTGCGACGCTACTTCGCCGGAGACGAACTGCCGAGGGACTACGTACTGGTGACGCCGGAGTGA
- a CDS encoding sensor histidine kinase — protein MSEVGGQDPSWNRWRRPKPTAAQQRNDVWIMLAVLAGAVVATVLINSMGAFVFDNTPSLVEQFAWAAAVTLPLVVRRRFPLPVLIAVGVLFVMTQVRQIGDTLVPSIALFLAIYTSGAWEHNRTVARWSRVIVIVGMFCWLGYGLLDFLVDPGPGFEGAAGPLDPVLASVLYNIGFNLLFFLSAYFFGNLAWLSARRQAELEQRAEQLRFSQEQNMQGAVVAERVRIARDLHDVVAHHVSVMGVQAGAARRVFDRDRELALSALRTVESTARTAIGELRGLLGVLRAEQGERDGADKRPDESHPASPGLAQVPDLVPVAESAGLDVRLGVFGDPLPVPEGIALSAYRIVQEALTNVVKHATARKVDLRIRYLDSAVEVEITDDGRGRAAAAPRLPGSGFGLLGMRERVAVHDGELEVGPRPDGGYRVRASFPVRNDDQSTSDSREIPAT, from the coding sequence ATGAGCGAGGTTGGTGGCCAGGACCCATCCTGGAACCGGTGGCGGCGCCCGAAGCCGACCGCGGCTCAGCAGCGCAACGACGTGTGGATCATGCTCGCGGTGCTGGCGGGCGCGGTCGTGGCGACGGTGCTCATCAACAGCATGGGCGCCTTCGTGTTCGACAACACGCCGTCGCTGGTGGAGCAGTTCGCGTGGGCGGCGGCGGTCACCCTGCCGCTCGTCGTGCGCCGCCGCTTCCCGCTGCCTGTCCTGATCGCCGTCGGTGTGCTTTTCGTGATGACCCAGGTGCGCCAGATCGGCGACACCCTGGTGCCGTCCATCGCGTTGTTCCTGGCGATCTACACCTCGGGGGCCTGGGAACACAACAGGACGGTCGCGCGGTGGTCGCGGGTCATCGTCATCGTCGGCATGTTCTGCTGGCTCGGATACGGGCTGCTGGACTTCCTCGTCGACCCCGGCCCCGGTTTCGAGGGCGCCGCGGGACCGCTGGATCCCGTGCTCGCCTCCGTCCTCTACAACATCGGGTTCAACCTGTTGTTCTTCCTTTCGGCCTACTTCTTCGGCAATCTCGCGTGGCTTTCGGCACGCAGACAGGCCGAACTCGAACAGCGAGCCGAGCAGTTGCGCTTTTCGCAGGAACAGAACATGCAGGGCGCGGTGGTCGCGGAGCGGGTTCGTATCGCGAGGGACCTGCACGACGTGGTCGCCCACCACGTGTCCGTCATGGGTGTGCAGGCGGGAGCGGCGAGAAGGGTGTTCGACCGCGACCGCGAACTGGCGTTGTCGGCACTGCGCACGGTGGAGTCGACGGCCCGTACCGCGATCGGCGAGTTGCGCGGCCTGCTCGGCGTGCTCCGCGCGGAGCAGGGCGAGCGGGACGGCGCTGACAAGCGTCCTGACGAGTCACATCCGGCTTCGCCGGGCCTCGCGCAAGTGCCCGACCTCGTGCCCGTCGCCGAATCCGCGGGACTCGACGTGCGATTGGGCGTATTCGGCGACCCGCTGCCGGTTCCGGAAGGCATCGCGCTTTCGGCCTACCGGATCGTGCAGGAGGCGCTGACCAACGTCGTGAAGCACGCCACCGCGCGCAAAGTGGACCTCAGAATCCGTTATCTGGACAGCGCCGTCGAGGTCGAGATCACCGACGACGGCCGAGGTCGCGCCGCGGCGGCTCCCCGGCTTCCCGGCAGCGGTTTCGGTCTGCTCGGCATGCGGGAAAGGGTCGCCGTGCACGACGGAGAGCTCGAAGTCGGCCCTCGGCCCGACGGTGGTTACCGGGTCAGAGCGAGCTTCCCCGTTCGCAACGACGATCAGTCCACATCGGACAGCAGGGAGATCCCGGCAACGTGA
- a CDS encoding response regulator — MAERGADAGPLRVVLADDQDLVRAGFRVILGAEPGIEVVGEAGDGEAAVELVEAVRPDVVLMDVQMPILDGLAATRKILGATREDHPVKVVILTTFDREDYLFEALQAGASGFLLKNASPEDLVESIRIVARGDALLSPEVTRRVIARFSAPAPATVPVNRPAELTDREFEVLEQLAKGASNAEIAGSLFLGETTVKTHVSRVLAKLGLRDRTHAVVFAYENGIVAPGGNT; from the coding sequence ATGGCCGAACGTGGCGCCGATGCCGGGCCGTTGCGGGTCGTCCTCGCCGACGATCAGGATCTGGTGAGAGCGGGATTCAGGGTCATCCTCGGCGCGGAGCCCGGCATCGAGGTCGTCGGCGAGGCCGGTGACGGCGAGGCCGCGGTCGAGTTGGTGGAGGCCGTGCGTCCCGACGTGGTGCTGATGGACGTTCAGATGCCCATATTGGACGGACTGGCCGCGACGAGAAAGATACTGGGAGCGACGCGGGAGGACCATCCGGTCAAGGTGGTCATCCTGACCACGTTCGACAGGGAAGACTACCTTTTCGAGGCGTTGCAGGCCGGTGCGAGCGGCTTCCTGCTCAAGAACGCGTCGCCGGAGGACCTTGTCGAGTCGATCCGGATCGTCGCACGAGGCGACGCGTTGCTCTCGCCGGAAGTCACGCGCAGGGTCATCGCCAGGTTCTCCGCCCCCGCCCCTGCCACGGTGCCGGTCAACCGGCCAGCCGAGCTCACCGACCGCGAGTTCGAAGTGCTCGAACAGCTCGCGAAAGGCGCGAGCAACGCCGAAATCGCCGGTTCGCTCTTCCTCGGTGAGACGACGGTGAAGACCCACGTGTCACGAGTGCTGGCGAAACTCGGCCTGCGCGACCGCACTCACGCGGTGGTCTTCGCCTACGAGAACGGGATCGTGGCGCCTGGCGGCAACACCTGA
- a CDS encoding GlsB/YeaQ/YmgE family stress response membrane protein, with the protein MGIVSWIILGLIAGGIAKMLMPGKDPGGCIITILLGVGGAMLGGWVGRSLFDVDLGRFFEARTWGLAILGALIILAIYRLVIGSPGRRRN; encoded by the coding sequence ATGGGTATCGTCAGTTGGATCATCCTGGGTCTCATCGCGGGGGGCATCGCCAAGATGCTCATGCCCGGCAAAGACCCTGGCGGATGCATCATCACCATCCTGCTCGGTGTCGGTGGCGCGATGCTGGGCGGCTGGGTGGGCCGTTCGTTGTTCGATGTCGACCTCGGCCGGTTCTTCGAGGCCCGGACCTGGGGACTCGCCATTCTGGGCGCCTTGATCATTCTCGCCATCTACCGGCTCGTGATCGGTTCACCGGGGAGACGCCGGAACTGA